One part of the Terrimicrobium sacchariphilum genome encodes these proteins:
- the vccB gene encoding Verru_Chthon cassette protein B codes for MISSRNDSRALRRSGFTLIEVTISLGIVAFAMVSLVGLLPAGLSNFRMAMSQTIESQIVQGLSEEIALTDFSNLADLEGRKFTYDNSGVTTRTGDPATIYTATVKLEPVDSLSSYPVRLQDSASRNEAYNVRIQISRVNQTQQINQYSLIVANKRGHASP; via the coding sequence ATGATTTCCTCCCGAAATGATTCCCGGGCACTCCGTCGCTCCGGCTTTACGCTGATCGAGGTCACGATCTCGCTAGGCATCGTGGCCTTTGCCATGGTTAGCCTTGTGGGACTGTTGCCTGCAGGACTTAGCAACTTCCGGATGGCGATGTCGCAGACGATCGAGTCGCAGATTGTTCAGGGATTATCGGAGGAGATCGCGCTTACCGATTTCTCCAATCTCGCAGATCTGGAAGGCAGGAAGTTTACCTACGATAACAGCGGAGTCACCACCCGGACAGGCGACCCGGCCACGATCTACACTGCCACCGTGAAGCTCGAACCTGTCGACAGTCTTTCCTCCTACCCTGTGCGATTGCAAGATTCCGCCTCTCGCAACGAGGCCTATAATGTCCGCATCCAGATTTCGCGCGTCAATCAAACACAGCAGATCAACCAGTACTCCCTGATTGTCGCCAACAAACGAGGCCACGCCTCGCCCTGA
- a CDS encoding sialate O-acetylesterase — MQSSHLCDSWFLRVGSLILGGVLVCVSARAEITLPRIFSDHAVLQKSDSVPVWGKGTPGEAVTVTLDKAVAQTVVGEDGKWKVVLDLDTAGAGPHELIAQGKNTLTAHDVLVGEVWLCSGQSNMDFPLGAFPIAKTEVPVSANTNLRQFLVKRGSSADPLDEVEGEWMVAGPATAGKFSAVAYFFGKQLQRDISAPVGLINSALGGTMIEAWMSNDALAADPVLKEGAEKAQNDRRAFDQYSERYKKWQKKYGREDRKQGDPATFAGPDVDTSDWRPVTLPGFFAEAGLPEAGAIWVRRKVPAPSAPDITPRKGIDMFLDNIRDSNEVYWNGRRVGSSPIDSVVHRYGVKGEYVNEGENVLALRVFSAGESGGVAPGGSRFQGNHVPFKGEWLAKVEYAFPPLDKAAMDEFPKRPATPIDSQNVAGYLYNGMIHPLIPYAIRGVIWYQGEGNWNRGYQYRAAFPAMIADWRAKWGRGDLPFYYCQIANLGAHSKQPERTSAFAEVREAQSMALSLPNTGQAVLIDVGEEEDIHPADKMSVGDRLARIALAQTYGKAVVFSGPVFDSMTLEGDKARIRFKHAAPGLLARPMPETYAPNSKSGRMVPLVRNSPRSEIEGFAICGEDKKWEWANARIEGETVVVWADAVPKPVAVRYAWAQNPFCNLYNTAGLPANPFRTDDFPLASRNAKY, encoded by the coding sequence ATGCAGAGTTCTCATCTTTGTGATTCCTGGTTTCTGCGCGTCGGTTCCCTAATCCTGGGTGGCGTTCTGGTGTGTGTCTCTGCCCGGGCGGAGATTACTCTTCCTCGGATTTTTTCCGATCATGCCGTATTGCAGAAGTCGGATTCGGTGCCGGTATGGGGAAAGGGCACTCCCGGCGAGGCCGTCACAGTGACTCTCGACAAGGCGGTGGCTCAGACGGTGGTTGGTGAGGATGGGAAATGGAAGGTGGTGCTGGACCTTGATACTGCAGGGGCGGGACCGCATGAACTGATCGCGCAGGGGAAAAATACCCTGACGGCCCATGACGTGCTGGTCGGCGAAGTCTGGCTTTGCTCCGGGCAGTCAAACATGGATTTCCCGTTGGGAGCCTTTCCGATCGCGAAGACCGAGGTGCCAGTTTCCGCGAATACCAATCTTCGCCAGTTCTTGGTCAAACGCGGTTCATCGGCTGACCCTTTGGATGAAGTAGAGGGTGAGTGGATGGTGGCCGGCCCCGCCACGGCTGGAAAGTTCTCTGCCGTGGCATACTTCTTTGGCAAGCAGCTCCAGAGGGATATCAGCGCTCCCGTCGGTTTGATCAACTCCGCCCTCGGAGGTACGATGATTGAAGCCTGGATGAGCAATGATGCGCTGGCCGCCGATCCGGTGCTCAAGGAGGGGGCTGAGAAGGCGCAGAACGACCGCCGGGCATTTGATCAGTATTCCGAACGCTACAAAAAGTGGCAGAAGAAATATGGGCGCGAGGACAGGAAGCAGGGAGACCCGGCGACCTTTGCCGGACCCGACGTGGATACCTCGGACTGGAGGCCTGTCACGCTCCCGGGATTCTTTGCAGAGGCAGGATTGCCCGAGGCGGGGGCGATCTGGGTGCGGCGCAAGGTGCCGGCTCCATCGGCTCCAGATATCACGCCCAGAAAGGGCATTGACATGTTCCTTGATAACATTCGCGATTCCAATGAAGTCTACTGGAATGGCAGACGGGTCGGGAGCAGTCCGATCGACAGCGTCGTGCATCGCTATGGCGTTAAGGGAGAGTATGTGAACGAGGGGGAGAACGTACTCGCATTGAGAGTCTTTAGTGCCGGAGAATCGGGCGGAGTTGCACCGGGAGGCTCGCGGTTTCAAGGAAATCATGTGCCATTCAAGGGAGAATGGCTGGCGAAGGTGGAGTATGCGTTTCCTCCGCTCGACAAGGCGGCGATGGATGAGTTTCCTAAGCGCCCGGCCACGCCCATCGACTCCCAGAACGTTGCCGGATACCTGTACAATGGCATGATTCACCCACTCATCCCGTATGCGATTCGCGGTGTGATCTGGTATCAGGGCGAGGGAAATTGGAATCGCGGGTATCAGTATCGTGCGGCATTTCCCGCCATGATTGCCGACTGGAGGGCGAAATGGGGGCGCGGGGATCTGCCCTTCTATTATTGCCAGATCGCCAATCTCGGGGCTCACAGCAAACAGCCGGAAAGGACATCAGCCTTTGCCGAGGTGCGAGAAGCTCAAAGCATGGCGCTATCGCTACCGAATACCGGTCAGGCAGTCTTGATTGATGTCGGTGAGGAGGAGGATATCCACCCTGCCGACAAGATGTCGGTGGGCGACCGGCTGGCGCGTATCGCGCTGGCGCAGACCTATGGCAAGGCCGTCGTATTCTCTGGTCCCGTGTTTGACTCCATGACGCTGGAGGGTGACAAGGCGCGGATTCGCTTCAAGCACGCGGCTCCGGGCCTTTTGGCCAGACCCATGCCGGAGACATATGCTCCCAACTCCAAGTCGGGGCGGATGGTTCCGCTCGTCCGCAACTCCCCGCGATCGGAGATCGAGGGTTTCGCCATCTGTGGAGAGGACAAAAAGTGGGAATGGGCCAATGCCAGGATCGAAGGAGAGACCGTCGTAGTCTGGGCGGATGCCGTGCCGAAACCGGTTGCCGTGCGGTATGCCTGGGCGCAGAACCCGTTCTGCAACCTGTACAACACAGCAGGACTGCCGGCGAATCCGTTTCGCACGGATGATTTCCCGCTTGCTTCGAGGAATGCGAAGTATTGA